One Pseudomonas sp. FP1742 genomic window carries:
- a CDS encoding bifunctional O-antigen ligase/aminoglycoside phosphotransferase family protein, with product MQLSGFNSTSNRVFDFICLWILPLGYFLLLCALFFLPGRSLHHKLFYGLFSIPSFIALCLRPRELKELLREPIFVAALLFVAWALLSLSWGPPMERSIVGQFKPSLHTLLLFAGSYLLVRYRSEIVQPLLFSAAMVGLIVSIYNLFMFSRIYEPGMRLIGGGAFDNPLLSSHVFGFFCTYWISLSMTCKRRQMLWLSIPAMAIMFTAVIATGSRTPLVALTLAALWLSFICWNRRSFVLLGALVISGAGVAVLFSQMIIERGDSYRFEIWQLALHKIADHPWIGHGYNAPLTLDPGIGYTLQEPHSFALGVLYYVGIFGLLPWLFFQARGLLNSWYYRLQPLFIIASSWLVFGIGAGMTEGGGIISRPKEHWFLLWIPLALIAALSINQRARRLLAMSIKTLTPMAEQQLIANAQVIEEDGLGPKVLRLIDGSFLKLFRPRRWYTSGSFNPYSERFASNSVQLRNMGIPTPQILDLYRFRDGSSAVHYSPLPGNTLRQVLQGITAPAVRQALVERFGKFMAQLHEQGVYFRSLHLGNVLVLDDGEFGLIDLADMRIYPSSLSLSLRKRNLRHMQRYTEDRRWLFEDHFDALLQGYAVMASKSAVANLHRQVLAGSHPARAH from the coding sequence ATGCAACTCAGTGGTTTCAACAGCACGTCCAATCGAGTCTTCGATTTCATTTGCCTCTGGATTCTTCCACTCGGCTACTTCCTGCTTCTGTGCGCGCTGTTCTTTCTGCCGGGCCGCAGTCTGCATCACAAGCTTTTTTATGGCCTGTTCAGTATTCCATCGTTTATTGCCCTGTGCCTGCGTCCCCGTGAGCTCAAAGAGTTGCTGCGCGAACCGATCTTCGTCGCGGCACTGTTGTTCGTCGCCTGGGCCTTGCTCAGCCTGAGCTGGGGGCCGCCGATGGAGCGAAGCATCGTTGGCCAGTTCAAACCCTCCTTGCACACGCTATTGCTGTTCGCCGGCAGCTACCTGCTGGTGCGCTATCGAAGCGAGATCGTCCAGCCCTTGCTGTTCAGTGCCGCGATGGTCGGGCTGATCGTTTCGATCTACAACCTGTTCATGTTCAGCCGCATTTACGAACCGGGCATGCGCCTGATCGGTGGCGGCGCATTCGACAATCCGTTGCTCAGTTCCCATGTGTTCGGCTTCTTTTGTACCTACTGGATAAGCCTGAGCATGACCTGCAAGCGTCGCCAGATGCTCTGGTTGAGCATCCCGGCGATGGCGATCATGTTCACTGCGGTGATCGCTACCGGCTCCAGAACCCCGCTGGTTGCATTGACACTGGCTGCGCTCTGGCTGAGCTTCATTTGCTGGAACCGTCGCTCTTTCGTGTTGCTGGGCGCCCTGGTTATCAGCGGCGCAGGGGTTGCCGTACTGTTTTCGCAGATGATCATCGAACGCGGCGACTCCTACCGCTTCGAAATCTGGCAGTTGGCCCTGCACAAAATTGCCGATCATCCGTGGATCGGTCATGGCTACAACGCCCCCCTGACCCTCGACCCCGGTATCGGTTACACCCTGCAAGAGCCCCACAGCTTCGCCTTGGGTGTGCTCTATTACGTCGGTATTTTCGGTTTGCTGCCGTGGCTGTTCTTCCAGGCCCGGGGCTTGCTGAACAGCTGGTACTATCGCCTGCAACCGCTGTTCATCATCGCCTCGAGCTGGCTGGTATTTGGCATCGGCGCAGGCATGACCGAAGGCGGCGGGATAATCTCCCGGCCGAAGGAGCACTGGTTCCTGCTGTGGATTCCGCTGGCATTGATCGCCGCGCTGAGCATCAACCAGCGTGCCAGACGCCTGTTGGCGATGTCGATTAAAACGTTGACGCCAATGGCCGAGCAACAACTGATCGCCAATGCCCAAGTGATTGAAGAAGACGGGCTGGGCCCCAAAGTCTTGCGCCTGATCGATGGCAGCTTCCTCAAGCTGTTCCGTCCTCGTCGCTGGTACACCTCGGGCAGTTTCAATCCCTATTCCGAACGCTTTGCCTCCAACAGCGTGCAATTGCGCAACATGGGAATCCCGACCCCGCAAATTCTGGACCTGTACCGATTCAGGGACGGCAGCAGTGCCGTGCATTATTCGCCGCTACCGGGCAACACCTTGCGCCAGGTGCTTCAAGGCATCACCGCGCCTGCGGTGCGCCAGGCGCTGGTTGAGCGTTTCGGCAAGTTCATGGCACAGCTGCATGAACAAGGTGTCTATTTCCGCTCCCTGCACCTGGGCAATGTACTGGTCCTGGATGACGGTGAGTTCGGCCTGATCGATCTGGCGGATATGCGCATTTATCCGTCATCGCTGAGCCTTTCCCTGCGCAAACGCAATCTGCGCCATATGCAGCGTTACACCGAAGATCGACGCTGGCTGTTCGAAGACCACTTTGACGCACTGCTTCAGGGATATGCCGTGATGGCGTCGAAATCAGCCGTGGCTAATCTGCACAGGCAAGTGCTGGCAGGGAGTCATCCCGCCCGGGCCCATTAA
- the msbA gene encoding lipid A export permease/ATP-binding protein MsbA: MTDSSLSASPSSLKIYFRLLGYVRPYISLFLISIVGFLIFASTQPMLGYILKYFVDGLSNPEAVLFPTVPYLRDLQLLQAVPLLIILIAAWQGLGSYLGNYFLAKVSLGLVHDLRVQLFNNLLVLPNRYFDKHNSGHLISRITFNVTMVTGAATDAIKVVIREGMTVIFLFASLLFMNWRLTLVMVAILPLIALMVGTASKKFRKQSKKIQAAMGDVTHVASETIQGYRVVRSFGGEVYEEKRFFNASQGNTEKQLRMTRTGAIYTPLLQLVIYSAMAALMFLVLYLRGDASAGDMVAYITLAGLLPKPIRQLSEVSSTIQKGVAGAESIFEQLDVEPEVDTGTIERDAVSGRLDVRHLSFTYPGTERQVLDDISFSVEPGQMVALVGRSGSGKSTLANLIPRFYHHDKGEILIDGIEVEQYKLLNLRKHIAQVTQHVTLFSDTVANNIAYGDLAGAPREDIEKAARDAYAMDFIAQLPEGLDTQVGENGVLLSGGQRQRLAIARALLKNAPLLILDEATSALDTESERHIQAALDQVMKGRTTLVIAHRLSTIEKADLILVMDQGRIVERGTHAELLAQNGYYARLNAMGLDAPAEDIA, translated from the coding sequence ATGACCGACTCCAGTCTCAGCGCAAGCCCATCGAGCTTGAAAATCTACTTCCGCCTGCTCGGCTATGTCCGGCCGTACATCAGTCTGTTTCTGATCAGCATCGTCGGCTTTCTGATTTTCGCTTCGACTCAGCCGATGCTCGGCTACATCCTCAAGTATTTCGTCGACGGCTTGTCCAATCCCGAAGCGGTGCTGTTTCCAACCGTGCCGTACCTGCGCGATTTGCAACTGCTGCAGGCAGTGCCTCTGCTGATCATCCTGATCGCGGCATGGCAGGGGCTGGGATCTTATCTGGGCAACTACTTTCTGGCCAAGGTTTCCCTCGGGCTGGTCCACGATTTGCGGGTGCAGTTGTTCAACAATTTGCTGGTCTTGCCCAACCGTTATTTCGACAAGCATAACTCGGGTCATCTGATATCGCGCATCACCTTTAACGTGACCATGGTCACGGGGGCGGCCACAGATGCGATCAAGGTCGTAATCCGTGAAGGCATGACGGTGATCTTCCTGTTCGCCTCGCTGCTGTTCATGAACTGGCGGCTGACGCTGGTCATGGTTGCTATCCTGCCGTTGATTGCCTTGATGGTGGGCACCGCCAGCAAGAAATTCCGCAAACAGAGCAAGAAGATCCAGGCCGCCATGGGTGACGTCACCCACGTGGCTTCGGAAACTATCCAGGGCTATCGCGTGGTGCGCAGCTTCGGCGGCGAAGTCTACGAAGAAAAGCGTTTCTTCAACGCCAGCCAGGGCAACACCGAAAAGCAACTGCGCATGACCCGCACCGGCGCCATCTATACGCCGCTGCTGCAACTGGTGATCTACAGCGCCATGGCGGCGCTGATGTTCCTGGTGCTGTACTTGCGTGGTGATGCATCCGCCGGTGACATGGTGGCCTACATCACCCTGGCAGGCCTGCTGCCTAAACCGATCCGCCAATTGTCCGAAGTCAGCTCGACCATCCAGAAAGGAGTGGCCGGCGCCGAAAGTATCTTCGAGCAACTGGACGTCGAACCCGAAGTCGATACCGGCACTATCGAGCGCGATGCCGTCAGCGGTCGGCTGGATGTGCGCCACCTGTCCTTCACCTATCCGGGCACCGAGCGTCAGGTGCTCGATGACATCAGTTTCTCGGTCGAACCTGGGCAAATGGTGGCGTTGGTGGGACGTTCGGGCAGTGGCAAGTCAACCCTGGCGAACCTGATTCCGCGCTTCTATCACCACGACAAGGGCGAGATCCTGATCGATGGCATTGAAGTGGAACAGTACAAATTATTGAACCTTCGCAAGCACATCGCCCAAGTGACCCAGCATGTGACACTGTTCAGCGACACCGTGGCCAACAACATTGCGTATGGCGATCTGGCCGGCGCACCCCGCGAAGACATCGAGAAAGCGGCGAGAGATGCTTACGCGATGGACTTCATCGCGCAATTGCCCGAAGGCCTGGACACCCAGGTAGGCGAGAATGGCGTATTGCTGTCCGGCGGTCAGCGTCAGCGTCTGGCGATTGCCAGGGCCCTGCTGAAGAATGCGCCGTTGCTGATCCTCGACGAAGCCACTTCGGCCCTCGATACCGAGTCCGAGCGGCATATCCAGGCTGCGCTGGATCAGGTCATGAAAGGCCGGACCACCCTGGTGATCGCTCACCGGTTGTCGACGATCGAGAAGGCTGACCTGATTCTGGTCATGGATCAGGGCCGGATCGTCGAGCGTGGCACCCATGCCGAGCTTTTGGCGCAGAACGGCTATTACGCCCGCTTGAACGCCATGGGCCTCGACGCCCCGGCTGAAGATATCGCCTGA
- a CDS encoding sulfotransferase family 2 domain-containing protein, protein MLQRYLWKLLPKPQRAFLLGRLSVVDRQVVNTSMSANLSFPQAFEQHSCLFIHVPKCAGGSVCVAMFDGWSPGHLPLYWYEQQFPEQFAASFKFAFVRDPLERAYSAYAFLRGNELGRRDKTAQKLVSHYRDFDDFVARWLHSETISLQMHFAAQTDFLTDSLGRLALDFIGYQEYLERDFRLVCEQLGRSLVLPHVNCSQQRRPMLARDFCSVRTRRLVRRVYQRDYEMLGYE, encoded by the coding sequence ATGCTGCAACGATATCTCTGGAAACTATTGCCCAAACCGCAGCGGGCTTTTCTGCTGGGGCGCCTTTCGGTTGTGGACCGTCAGGTGGTCAACACGTCGATGTCGGCCAATCTGAGCTTTCCCCAGGCCTTCGAACAGCATTCCTGTCTATTCATTCATGTCCCCAAATGTGCCGGGGGCAGTGTGTGTGTGGCGATGTTCGATGGCTGGAGCCCCGGGCACTTGCCGTTGTATTGGTACGAACAGCAATTTCCCGAGCAGTTTGCCGCCAGTTTCAAGTTCGCCTTCGTTCGTGATCCGCTGGAAAGGGCCTACTCGGCTTATGCTTTTTTACGGGGCAACGAGTTGGGGCGACGGGATAAGACGGCGCAGAAACTGGTCAGCCACTACCGCGACTTCGATGATTTCGTTGCTCGCTGGCTGCATTCGGAGACGATCAGCCTACAAATGCATTTTGCCGCGCAAACGGATTTTCTCACCGATTCCCTGGGGCGCCTGGCCCTGGATTTCATCGGCTATCAGGAATATCTGGAGCGGGATTTCCGGCTGGTCTGTGAGCAACTGGGTCGCTCGCTGGTGTTGCCCCACGTCAACTGCTCGCAACAGCGGCGCCCGATGCTTGCCCGTGATTTCTGCTCGGTGCGTACCCGTCGGCTGGTGCGGCGGGTGTACCAGCGCGATTACGAAATGCTCGGTTATGAGTGA
- the hldE gene encoding bifunctional D-glycero-beta-D-manno-heptose-7-phosphate kinase/D-glycero-beta-D-manno-heptose 1-phosphate adenylyltransferase HldE → MKLSMPRFNQAPVLVVGDVMLDRYWHGGTSRISPEAPVPVVKVEQIEDRPGGAANVALNIAALGAPASLVGVTGDDEAADSLVNSLKGAGVRALFQRIAHQPTIVKLRVMSRHQQLLRIDFEEPFATDALALGEQVDELLEGIKVLVLSDYGKGALKNHQVLIQAARARGIPVLADPKGKDFSIYRGASVITPNLSEFETIVGGCADEHELVSKGAQLMHDLDLGALLVTRGEHGMTLLRPDHPPLHLPARAREVFDVTGAGDTVISTLAAAIAAGEELPHAVALANLAAGIVVGKLGTAAISAPELRRAIQREEGSERGVLGLEQLLLAVDDARAHNEKIVFTNGCFDILHAGHVTYLEQARAQGDRLIVAVNDDASVSRLKGPGRPINSVDRRMAVLAGLGAVDWVISFAEGTPENLLREVKPDVLVKGGDYGIDQVVGADIVKAYGGTVKVLGLVENSSTTAIVEKIRSR, encoded by the coding sequence ATGAAGTTGTCCATGCCGCGATTCAATCAAGCCCCTGTCTTGGTGGTCGGCGATGTCATGCTCGACCGTTACTGGCATGGTGGTACCTCACGGATCTCCCCTGAGGCGCCGGTACCGGTAGTCAAGGTCGAGCAAATCGAAGACCGCCCGGGTGGTGCCGCCAACGTCGCCCTGAACATTGCCGCGCTCGGTGCTCCGGCCTCGCTGGTTGGCGTGACCGGCGACGACGAAGCGGCCGACAGCCTGGTCAATAGCCTCAAGGGCGCCGGCGTGCGGGCCTTGTTCCAGCGCATCGCGCACCAGCCGACCATCGTCAAGTTGCGGGTCATGAGCCGTCACCAGCAATTGCTGCGTATCGACTTCGAAGAGCCTTTCGCAACCGACGCCCTGGCGCTGGGCGAGCAAGTTGACGAGCTGCTCGAAGGCATCAAGGTGCTGGTGTTGTCCGACTATGGCAAAGGCGCGCTGAAAAACCACCAGGTACTGATCCAGGCTGCCCGTGCCCGTGGCATTCCGGTGCTGGCCGATCCCAAGGGCAAGGATTTCTCGATCTACCGTGGGGCGAGCGTGATCACCCCGAACCTCAGCGAGTTCGAAACCATCGTCGGCGGTTGCGCCGATGAACACGAGCTGGTGAGCAAGGGGGCGCAGTTGATGCACGACCTGGACCTCGGCGCGCTGCTGGTGACCCGTGGTGAGCACGGGATGACGCTGCTGCGTCCGGATCATCCGCCGCTGCACCTGCCGGCCCGTGCCCGTGAAGTGTTTGACGTGACCGGCGCCGGTGACACGGTGATTTCGACCCTGGCGGCGGCGATCGCCGCTGGCGAAGAACTGCCCCATGCGGTGGCCCTGGCTAACCTGGCGGCGGGTATCGTGGTCGGCAAGCTCGGTACCGCTGCCATCAGCGCGCCGGAACTGCGGCGCGCGATCCAGCGTGAAGAGGGCTCCGAGCGTGGAGTGCTGGGTCTGGAGCAGTTGCTGCTGGCGGTCGATGACGCACGTGCGCACAATGAGAAAATTGTCTTCACCAACGGCTGCTTCGATATCCTGCATGCCGGCCATGTGACCTACCTTGAACAGGCGCGGGCCCAGGGTGATCGTCTGATCGTAGCGGTCAACGACGATGCGTCGGTGAGCCGCCTGAAAGGGCCGGGTCGTCCGATCAACAGCGTCGATCGTCGCATGGCGGTACTGGCAGGGCTTGGCGCAGTGGATTGGGTGATCAGCTTCGCTGAAGGCACCCCGGAAAACCTGCTGCGCGAGGTCAAGCCGGACGTACTGGTCAAAGGCGGTGATTATGGGATCGACCAAGTGGTCGGTGCAGACATCGTCAAAGCTTACGGCGGGACGGTGAAAGTGCTGGGGCTGGTGGAAAACAGCTCGACGACGGCGATCGTCGAGAAGATCCGCAGTCGTTGA
- a CDS encoding glycosyltransferase, translating to MKVMLLVMDEQRVILDRLYEIVQQNCTDCVVYRLSKPQQMNLGPFLASVNYQNFDRVVVFSRVKRLVPQVRVLKCIPGLIFLEHDAYQNYMPNSKYRRVYSRLYSRLPSSRVLVSGAVVARRMQAENIDAVFVSKGYDEQMLHNMGGVRDIPIGFLGSLKSTEYAQRKAVLESLARRTGMLVTRTQSGAEYLETLNRIKIFVSADIGMGEFMIKNFEAMACGCVLLAWSQGEEDRLLGFQDMHNTVFYRSEDEALEKLKLLESDPALAARIASNGQVFAESQYSFARVGRTLAVEIQREMRPWRPPSAFTRLWVKLRHGMKVPE from the coding sequence ATGAAAGTCATGCTCCTGGTGATGGATGAGCAGCGCGTCATATTGGACCGCCTGTATGAAATCGTGCAGCAGAATTGCACCGATTGCGTTGTCTATCGCCTAAGCAAACCACAACAGATGAATCTCGGTCCGTTTCTGGCTTCAGTCAATTATCAGAACTTCGACCGAGTCGTGGTTTTCTCCAGGGTCAAGCGCCTCGTCCCGCAGGTCAGAGTTCTGAAGTGTATTCCCGGGCTGATTTTTCTCGAACATGACGCCTATCAGAACTACATGCCCAACAGTAAGTACCGGCGGGTATATTCGCGCCTGTATAGTCGTCTCCCAAGCTCTCGCGTACTGGTTTCTGGAGCTGTTGTTGCGCGTAGGATGCAAGCTGAAAATATTGATGCAGTGTTCGTTTCAAAAGGGTATGACGAACAGATGCTGCATAACATGGGCGGTGTTCGAGACATTCCGATCGGTTTTCTGGGCAGTCTGAAAAGTACCGAATATGCGCAGCGCAAGGCAGTCCTTGAATCGCTGGCTCGGCGTACCGGCATGTTGGTAACCCGGACCCAGTCAGGCGCCGAATATCTGGAAACACTCAATCGCATCAAGATTTTTGTCAGTGCCGATATAGGCATGGGCGAATTCATGATCAAGAACTTTGAAGCCATGGCCTGTGGCTGTGTATTGCTGGCCTGGAGTCAGGGTGAAGAAGATCGGTTGTTGGGTTTTCAGGATATGCACAACACCGTGTTCTATCGCTCCGAAGATGAGGCACTGGAAAAACTCAAGCTGTTGGAGAGTGACCCTGCGTTAGCGGCTCGTATCGCCAGTAACGGGCAGGTGTTCGCTGAGAGCCAGTATTCCTTCGCACGCGTGGGGCGTACCCTCGCTGTTGAAATCCAGCGTGAAATGCGTCCTTGGCGACCGCCATCAGCATTCACTCGCCTGTGGGTCAAGTTACGCCATGGGATGAAGGTTCCGGAGTAG
- a CDS encoding metal ABC transporter ATPase, with amino-acid sequence MPRTLIRKNPSNFKTLPLFVEATPEGLSYQSVGMPLNFSQTLQRRRPVTVADSERFALELANLGVSVRLTLHWQNRDYWVLVRQRRQDRGDVVLKLISGYVPAHELNLPLHTATQEIAEECLLETPEGWLGGRFNETWLPAPYSSALHYREALPFRLTPLSGSARPVRCANMPLIERPQAYVHLPTASLQLIYDLRLDVPKEAKSLSLFHVDERLEGDQLVARLDRKRPDLYLMPLEDGVPLPELYTLKRDKLLPASTRGLYLAESFAIQQGWVVREERIRWKDWIAQQGLGVPKAQRPGLKQLSVKALRLVRLVRGTLSK; translated from the coding sequence ATGCCGCGTACGCTCATAAGAAAGAACCCGAGCAACTTCAAGACCCTGCCGTTATTCGTGGAAGCGACACCCGAAGGCCTGAGTTATCAGAGCGTCGGGATGCCGCTGAATTTTTCCCAGACCCTGCAACGCCGCCGTCCGGTGACGGTGGCCGACAGCGAGCGGTTTGCCCTGGAGTTGGCGAACCTTGGCGTTTCGGTGCGCCTGACCCTGCATTGGCAGAATCGCGATTACTGGGTGTTGGTGCGTCAGCGTCGACAGGACCGCGGCGATGTGGTCCTCAAGCTGATCTCCGGTTACGTGCCAGCCCATGAACTGAACCTGCCGCTGCACACGGCAACCCAGGAAATTGCCGAAGAGTGCCTGCTGGAAACCCCGGAAGGCTGGCTTGGCGGCCGTTTCAACGAAACCTGGCTACCCGCGCCCTACTCCTCTGCGCTGCACTATCGCGAGGCTTTGCCGTTCCGCCTGACCCCGTTGTCCGGCTCGGCGCGGCCGGTGCGCTGCGCCAACATGCCGCTGATCGAACGCCCGCAGGCTTACGTGCACTTGCCGACCGCATCACTGCAATTGATCTACGACTTGCGCCTGGACGTGCCCAAGGAAGCCAAATCCCTGAGTCTGTTCCATGTCGACGAACGGCTGGAGGGCGATCAACTGGTGGCCCGGCTTGATCGCAAACGTCCCGACTTGTACTTGATGCCCCTTGAAGATGGGGTGCCCCTTCCCGAGTTGTATACGCTCAAGCGCGATAAACTTTTACCGGCCAGTACCCGTGGACTGTATCTGGCGGAGAGCTTTGCTATCCAGCAAGGCTGGGTGGTCCGTGAAGAACGTATTCGCTGGAAGGACTGGATCGCACAACAAGGGCTGGGAGTACCGAAAGCTCAGCGACCAGGGTTGAAGCAACTGAGCGTAAAGGCTCTCCGACTGGTGAGGCTGGTGCGGGGAACGCTGAGTAAATAA
- a CDS encoding aldo/keto reductase, with the protein MSQPTLHDLHRPLGSTGLLVSPLGLGTVKLGRDQGVKYPNGFQIPGDDEARRLLKLARDLGINLIDTAPAYGRSEERLGPLLRGQRQDWVIVSKVGEEFADGQSSHDFSATHTRFSVERSLQRLETDVIDLVLVHSDGNDLAILNGSEVYATLAELKREGKIRGFGFSGKTVDGGLKALEQGDCAMVTYNLNEQNEKAVIDYAAAHGKAILVKKALASGHVCLSPGVDPVRASFELLFEHPGVASAIVGTINPLHLAHNVATVAQVLRRN; encoded by the coding sequence ATGAGCCAACCGACCCTGCACGACTTGCATCGCCCATTGGGCAGCACCGGCCTGCTGGTCTCGCCGCTGGGCCTGGGTACGGTGAAACTTGGCCGCGATCAAGGGGTGAAATACCCCAACGGTTTTCAGATCCCCGGCGATGACGAAGCGCGCAGGTTGCTCAAACTCGCGCGCGACCTGGGTATCAACCTGATCGACACTGCACCGGCCTATGGCCGCAGCGAAGAGCGCCTCGGCCCGCTACTGCGAGGTCAGCGTCAGGACTGGGTAATCGTCAGCAAGGTCGGCGAAGAATTTGCCGACGGCCAGTCCAGCCATGACTTCAGCGCGACGCATACCCGGTTCTCGGTGGAACGCAGCCTGCAACGCCTGGAAACCGATGTTATCGACCTGGTGCTGGTGCATTCCGATGGCAACGACCTGGCAATCCTCAATGGCAGCGAGGTGTATGCGACCCTTGCCGAGCTAAAACGCGAAGGCAAGATTCGTGGCTTCGGCTTCTCCGGAAAAACCGTCGACGGCGGTTTGAAGGCTCTGGAACAAGGTGATTGCGCGATGGTCACCTACAATCTGAACGAACAGAACGAGAAGGCCGTCATTGACTATGCTGCTGCTCACGGCAAAGCGATCCTGGTTAAAAAGGCCCTGGCCAGCGGCCATGTGTGCCTGAGCCCGGGCGTGGACCCGGTGCGCGCCAGCTTCGAACTGTTGTTTGAACACCCGGGGGTGGCCAGTGCTATTGTCGGGACCATCAATCCGCTGCACCTCGCCCATAACGTCGCGACCGTTGCCCAGGTCCTTCGTAGAAACTGA
- a CDS encoding FAD-binding oxidoreductase, which translates to MPSVISTDVLIVGAGVAGLWLNARLRRQGFSTVLVESASLGGGQSVKSQGIIHGGAKYALHGALTGASEAIADMPRRWREALAGAGELDLSGVRLLSEAHYLWSPGTLAGNLTSFFASKAVRGRVDQVKGEQLPPALQDKRFKGKVYRLAELVVDVPSLIRRLAELAGDGLLAGQHIEPLLENGVLVGLKVDEREIRAQRIVLSAGAGTADLLTALGLSQPAMQRRPLHMVIVKGPGLKPLYAHCLGGGPKPRITVTTHPAADGQWVWYLGGDIAEAEGVARDPAAQIATAQKELGQLLPWIDLSTAQWATLRVDRAEPLQSGLTRPDNAFLAEQDRLLVGWPTKLALAPDFADRVIASLQRDGIQPSHPAPLPELPKPPMGIPAWEQLLP; encoded by the coding sequence ATGCCATCCGTTATTTCCACCGACGTTCTGATTGTCGGCGCTGGTGTCGCCGGCCTCTGGCTGAATGCGCGCCTGCGCCGCCAGGGCTTTTCGACCGTGCTGGTGGAAAGCGCCAGCCTCGGCGGCGGGCAGAGCGTGAAGTCCCAGGGCATCATCCATGGCGGCGCCAAGTACGCCTTGCACGGTGCCCTGACTGGCGCCTCGGAAGCCATTGCCGACATGCCGCGACGCTGGCGTGAAGCCCTGGCCGGCGCCGGCGAGCTGGACCTGTCGGGCGTGCGCCTGCTCTCCGAAGCTCATTATCTCTGGTCCCCCGGCACCCTCGCCGGCAACCTCACCAGTTTCTTTGCCAGCAAGGCCGTGCGCGGGCGGGTCGATCAGGTCAAGGGCGAACAACTGCCCCCGGCCCTGCAAGACAAGCGCTTCAAGGGCAAGGTCTATCGCCTGGCAGAACTGGTGGTCGACGTGCCGAGCCTGATCCGGCGCCTGGCCGAGCTGGCCGGCGACGGCCTGCTGGCCGGTCAGCACATTGAACCACTGCTGGAAAACGGCGTACTGGTCGGTTTGAAAGTCGACGAACGCGAGATCCGCGCCCAACGCATCGTTCTCAGCGCCGGTGCCGGCACCGCCGACCTGCTCACGGCACTGGGCCTGAGCCAGCCGGCCATGCAACGCCGCCCGCTGCACATGGTCATCGTCAAGGGCCCAGGCCTCAAACCGCTGTACGCCCATTGCCTGGGTGGCGGGCCGAAGCCGCGCATCACTGTGACCACTCACCCGGCCGCCGATGGCCAGTGGGTCTGGTACCTGGGTGGCGACATTGCCGAAGCCGAAGGCGTGGCCCGCGATCCTGCCGCGCAAATCGCCACCGCCCAGAAGGAACTTGGCCAACTATTGCCGTGGATCGACCTGAGTACCGCGCAGTGGGCAACCTTGCGGGTCGACCGCGCCGAGCCGTTGCAATCGGGCCTAACCCGCCCGGACAACGCCTTTCTCGCCGAGCAGGATCGTCTGCTGGTGGGCTGGCCCACCAAGCTGGCCCTGGCGCCGGACTTCGCTGACCGCGTCATCGCCTCACTGCAACGCGACGGCATTCAGCCGAGCCATCCGGCGCCGTTGCCGGAACTGCCGAAACCGCCGATGGGCATTCCTGCCTGGGAGCAACTGCTGCCATGA
- a CDS encoding multidrug efflux SMR transporter — protein MTAYYYLAIAICAEVIATVSMKAVKGISTPLPLLLVIVGYGIAFGMLTLVVRSVPVGVAYAVWAGMGIVMVSVAALFIYGQKLDVPAMLGMALIVLGVVVIQLFSKTAGH, from the coding sequence ATGACCGCTTACTACTACCTGGCCATTGCCATCTGCGCCGAAGTGATTGCTACCGTTTCGATGAAAGCGGTCAAAGGCATCAGCACGCCACTGCCGCTGCTGCTGGTCATCGTCGGTTACGGCATTGCTTTCGGGATGCTGACCCTGGTGGTGCGCAGCGTTCCGGTCGGCGTGGCCTACGCGGTGTGGGCCGGCATGGGCATCGTGATGGTCAGCGTCGCGGCGCTGTTTATCTACGGGCAGAAACTGGATGTACCGGCAATGCTGGGGATGGCGCTGATTGTGCTGGGTGTGGTGGTTATCCAGCTGTTCTCGAAGACTGCCGGACACTAA